A window of Psychromonas sp. CNPT3 contains these coding sequences:
- the nqrF gene encoding NADH:ubiquinone reductase (Na(+)-transporting) subunit F produces the protein MEIFLGVAMFTIIVLVLVVIILAAKSKLVSTGDIKISINDDEDKSISTQAGGKLLGALANSGIFVSSACGGGGTCGQCRVKIKSGGGDILPTELDHISKKDAKEGERLACQVSVKEDLTIELPEEIFGVKKWECTVLSNDNKATFIKELKLQIPDGETVPFKAGGYIQIEAPAHHVKYKDYEIEAQYRGDWEHFKFFDLESKVEDDTIRAYSMANYPGEEGIIMLNVRIATPPPRDLSLPCGKMSSYIFSLKEGDKVTISGPFGEFFAQQTENEMVFIGGGAGMAPMRSHIFDQFRRLETKRKVSFWYGARSKREMFYVEDFDQIAAENENFSWNVALSDPQPEDNWEGYTGFIHNVLLENYLKDHEAPEDCEFYMCGPPIMNAAVIAMLKDLGVEDENIMLDDFG, from the coding sequence ATGGAAATATTTCTCGGCGTTGCCATGTTTACCATTATTGTCTTAGTGTTAGTTGTTATTATTCTAGCCGCTAAATCTAAGTTGGTAAGTACTGGTGATATTAAAATATCGATTAATGATGATGAAGATAAAAGTATCAGCACTCAAGCTGGCGGTAAGCTACTAGGTGCATTGGCTAATTCGGGTATCTTTGTATCATCAGCGTGTGGCGGTGGCGGTACGTGTGGCCAGTGTCGCGTTAAAATTAAATCTGGCGGTGGTGATATTTTACCGACTGAGCTGGATCATATTAGTAAAAAAGATGCCAAAGAAGGTGAGCGTTTAGCGTGTCAAGTAAGCGTTAAAGAAGATTTAACCATTGAACTACCCGAAGAGATTTTTGGGGTTAAAAAATGGGAATGTACGGTGCTTTCAAATGATAATAAAGCGACGTTTATTAAAGAGCTTAAATTACAAATTCCAGATGGCGAAACGGTACCGTTTAAAGCCGGTGGTTATATTCAAATTGAAGCGCCTGCGCATCATGTAAAATATAAAGATTATGAGATTGAAGCGCAATATCGTGGTGATTGGGAGCACTTTAAATTCTTTGATTTAGAGTCTAAAGTTGAAGATGACACTATTCGTGCTTATTCAATGGCTAACTATCCAGGTGAAGAAGGCATTATTATGCTTAATGTGCGTATAGCAACGCCTCCACCTCGCGACCTGTCTTTGCCTTGTGGTAAAATGTCATCTTATATTTTTAGTTTAAAAGAAGGTGATAAAGTCACAATATCTGGCCCGTTTGGTGAGTTTTTTGCGCAGCAAACTGAAAATGAAATGGTCTTTATTGGTGGTGGTGCTGGTATGGCGCCAATGCGTTCACACATTTTCGATCAATTCCGCCGTTTAGAGACGAAACGTAAAGTGAGTTTCTGGTACGGTGCTCGCTCTAAGCGTGAAATGTTTTATGTTGAAGACTTCGATCAAATCGCAGCTGAAAATGAAAACTTTTCTTGGAATGTGGCATTGAGTGACCCTCAGCCTGAAGATAATTGGGAAGGTTATACTGGCTTTATTCATAATGTATTGCTGGAAAACTATCTTAAAGATCATGAAGCGCCAGAGGATTGTGAGTTTTATATGTGTGGTCCACCTATCATGAATGCAGCGGTTATTGCGATGCTTAAAGATTTAGGTGTTGAAGACGAAAACATCATGCTTGATGATTTTGGTTGA
- a CDS encoding Na(+)-translocating NADH-quinone reductase subunit C, which translates to MANQQETFSRTILVVLAVCLVCSIIVAGAAVGLRPLQIANKAKDKQQNILAVAGVHNDKTITEIFASNIQTKLVDLATGEFVSDDANYDQRLAAKDPARSIKLNADQNVAKIGRRANLATVYLVSDDNGKLQRIILPIHGAGLWSTMYAFVAIQMDGNTIEDITYYEQGETPGLGGEVENPRWRALFVGKKLFDENGKPAIKIVKGVAPADSIHEIDGLSGATLTSVGVQHSFTFWLGELGFGPFLNKVHQGALNNG; encoded by the coding sequence GTGGCTAATCAACAAGAAACATTTTCACGCACTATATTAGTGGTGCTTGCTGTCTGTCTCGTGTGCTCGATCATAGTGGCGGGAGCCGCTGTTGGTTTACGTCCGTTACAAATAGCAAATAAAGCCAAGGATAAACAACAAAATATCTTAGCGGTTGCGGGCGTACACAACGATAAAACGATCACTGAAATATTTGCATCAAACATTCAAACTAAATTAGTTGATTTAGCAACGGGTGAATTTGTTAGTGACGATGCAAATTACGATCAGCGTCTGGCTGCAAAAGATCCTGCACGCAGTATCAAATTAAATGCAGATCAAAATGTAGCAAAAATTGGACGTAGAGCCAATCTTGCAACGGTGTATTTAGTGTCGGATGATAACGGTAAATTACAACGCATTATATTACCGATCCATGGCGCAGGCTTGTGGTCTACTATGTATGCCTTTGTTGCTATCCAAATGGACGGTAATACGATTGAAGATATCACCTATTATGAGCAAGGCGAAACGCCTGGACTGGGTGGTGAAGTTGAAAATCCTCGTTGGCGCGCATTATTTGTAGGTAAAAAGTTATTTGATGAAAATGGCAAACCTGCAATTAAAATAGTTAAAGGTGTCGCACCGGCTGATTCTATACATGAAATTGATGGCTTATCAGGCGCAACATTAACCAGTGTTGGGGTTCAACATTCCTTTACATTTTGGTTAGGAGAGTTAGGTTTTGGTCCTTTCTTGAATAAAGTACATCAAGGAGCGTTAAATAATGGCTAA
- a CDS encoding NADH:ubiquinone reductase (Na(+)-transporting) subunit D, producing MAKSSELREIITSPVVSNNPIALQVLGVCSALAVTSTLETALVMTMAVLLVTAFSSMFISMIRNYIPNSVRIIVQMAIIASLVIVVDQVLKAYAFGISKQLSVYVGLIITNCIVMGRAEAFAMKNKPFASFMDGVGNGLGYGFILMLVGGFRELFGSGALFGIEILPLTSNGGWYQSNGLLLLPPSAFFIIGGLIWAIRTIRPDQVEPKE from the coding sequence ATGGCTAAATCAAGTGAATTAAGAGAGATCATAACCTCTCCGGTGGTGAGTAATAACCCGATTGCATTACAAGTGCTCGGTGTTTGTTCAGCGCTTGCAGTAACGTCTACATTAGAAACTGCGCTCGTAATGACAATGGCAGTATTGTTGGTAACGGCTTTCTCAAGCATGTTTATTTCAATGATCCGTAATTACATCCCCAATAGTGTACGTATTATTGTACAAATGGCGATCATCGCATCTTTGGTTATCGTTGTTGATCAAGTATTAAAAGCGTATGCCTTTGGTATTTCAAAGCAGCTATCTGTTTATGTTGGTTTGATCATTACCAATTGTATCGTGATGGGACGTGCAGAAGCCTTTGCAATGAAAAATAAGCCATTTGCAAGTTTTATGGATGGTGTTGGTAATGGTTTAGGTTACGGCTTTATTCTTATGCTAGTGGGCGGTTTCCGTGAGTTATTTGGCTCTGGTGCTTTATTTGGTATTGAAATCTTACCACTAACATCAAATGGTGGTTGGTACCAAAGTAATGGGTTGCTATTGCTTCCCCCGAGTGCCTTTTTTATTATTGGTGGTCTTATCTGGGCGATCCGCACGATCCGTCCAGATCAAGTTGAGCCCAAGGAGTAA
- the nqrE gene encoding NADH:ubiquinone reductase (Na(+)-transporting) subunit E, with amino-acid sequence MEHYLSLFIRSIFIENMALAFFLGMCTFLAVSKKVKTSMGLGIAVIVVLGISVPVNQIIYFNLLAPGALAWAGFPDADLSFLGFITFIGVIAALVQILEMILDKYFPVLYQALGIFLPLITVNCAIFGGVAFMVQREYTLLESAVYGVGSGIGWTLAIVALAGIREKMKYSDVPDGLRGLGITFVTAGLMALGFMSFSGIQL; translated from the coding sequence ATGGAACATTATCTTAGTTTATTTATTCGTTCTATTTTTATAGAAAATATGGCGTTAGCATTCTTTTTAGGCATGTGTACATTTTTGGCCGTGTCTAAAAAAGTAAAAACGTCAATGGGTTTGGGTATCGCAGTAATCGTGGTATTGGGTATCTCTGTCCCTGTAAATCAAATCATTTACTTTAATCTATTAGCACCAGGTGCATTGGCTTGGGCTGGATTTCCAGATGCGGATCTTAGCTTCTTAGGCTTTATTACCTTTATTGGTGTGATTGCAGCCTTAGTGCAAATATTAGAAATGATATTAGATAAGTATTTTCCTGTTTTATACCAAGCCTTAGGTATCTTTTTACCTTTGATCACTGTGAATTGTGCCATCTTTGGTGGTGTCGCATTTATGGTGCAACGTGAATATACATTACTTGAATCGGCTGTTTACGGTGTGGGTAGTGGTATTGGCTGGACGCTTGCGATTGTAGCGCTGGCGGGTATTCGTGAAAAAATGAAATATTCAGATGTGCCCGATGGTTTACGTGGATTAGGTATCACGTTTGTCACTGCAGGATTAATGGCGTTAGGGTTTATGTCATTTTCAGGTATTCAGTTGTAA